Below is a genomic region from Actinomycetota bacterium.
GCCGGGCGGATGAAGAGCTCGTAGGACACGAACACCGACACCGGGTTGCCGGGGAGGCCGAAGAAGGGCTTGCCCTCCACCAGTCCGAAGGCCTGCGGGGCGCCCGGCTGCATCGACACCTTGTAGCGCTCGATGGTGCCCATGCCCTCGAGGATCCGCTTGACCACGTCGCGCTGGCCCACCGAGACCCCGCCCGAGGTGATCACCACATCGGCGTTGGCCAGCCCCTCCAGCATCGCGGCCCGCAGGCGGTCCTCGTCGTCCTCCACGATCCCCAGGCGCTGGGGGAGGGCACCGGCCTCGGCGAGGTTGCCCCACAGGGTGAACGAGTTGGCGTCGGCAATCTGGCCGTACTTTGTGGGTGCTCCGGGCTCGACCAGCTCGTCGCCGGTGGACAGCACCGCCACCCGGACGCGGGGATGCACCAGCGCGGTGGCGTGCCCGGCGCTGGACAGGACGCCCAGTTCGGCACCCAGGAGGCGGCGCCCGGCGGCCACCACGACGTCGCCCCGGTGCAGGTCCTGGCCGACCGGCCGGACGTACGAACCCTCGGTGAACTCCTTCAGGACCGAGACGCGGTCGCCCTCCTCGATGCACTCCTCGATGGGGGCGATGCAGTCGGCTCCCTCCGGGACCGGGGCCCCGGTGGCGATCCAGATGGCGGTGCCGGTCTCCACCCGCTCGGTAGGTGGATGGCCGATGGGGGCGTCGCCGATCTTGCGCAGGGTGACGGGCGAGCCGGCGGACGCCCCGGCGAGGTCCGCGGCCCGCACGGCGTAGCCGTCCATCGACGACGACGGGAACGTGGGGACGTCGAAGCCGGCGGTCACGTCCTCGGCCAGCACACAGCCCCACGCCTCCACCAGCGGGAGCGCCACCGGAGGCAGCGGCTTGACGGCGTCGAGGATCCGGCGCTGCGCCTCCTCGGGGGTGCGCAGCGAGCGCCGCTCGTCCATTTCCATCAACCCGCTCACTCCATCAACCCGCTCACGAGGCGACCACCGGGCTCGGCCCTCCTTCGGCAGGTGAGTCGATGCCGATCCAGCGCTCACCGTTCGGCCCGATCTCCAGCTTCCACACCGGCACCCGGCGCTTGACCTCGTCGATCCCGTAGCGGGCGGCCTCGAACGCCTCGCCCCGGTGGGGGGCCGACGCCGCCACCACGACGGTCTGCTCGCCCACCGGCAGGGTGCCCACGCGGTGCAGGATGCACATGCCGTTGAGCGGCCAACGTTCGGCGGCCTCCCCGGCGATGCGGGCCAGCAGCGGCTCGGCCATGTCCCGGTAGACCGAGTAGTCCAGCTGCTGGACGCCCTCCCAGCCCTCGCTGTGGTCCCGGACCGTGCCGACGAACACCACGG
It encodes:
- the glp gene encoding gephyrin-like molybdotransferase Glp → MEMDERRSLRTPEEAQRRILDAVKPLPPVALPLVEAWGCVLAEDVTAGFDVPTFPSSSMDGYAVRAADLAGASAGSPVTLRKIGDAPIGHPPTERVETGTAIWIATGAPVPEGADCIAPIEECIEEGDRVSVLKEFTEGSYVRPVGQDLHRGDVVVAAGRRLLGAELGVLSSAGHATALVHPRVRVAVLSTGDELVEPGAPTKYGQIADANSFTLWGNLAEAGALPQRLGIVEDDEDRLRAAMLEGLANADVVITSGGVSVGQRDVVKRILEGMGTIERYKVSMQPGAPQAFGLVEGKPFFGLPGNPVSVFVSYELFIRPALLTMMGHSSITRPELTAVLEEDVAGPAEKTRYSRVRVTGEAGAWRARPTGPPASHLLATVSRANGLAVIPAGTAVARAGDEVRVILFRDRRLLDGEA
- a CDS encoding molybdenum cofactor biosynthesis protein MoaE translates to MTAPGTIQIRLLMFGGLASTTGAGEQALEIEEGMTAGQVVALVARTWPEAAPILERVSVAVNLETVPHDHPIADGDEVALLPPVAGGAGARITSGVRTEAISIDEVMDLVADPRAGGTVVFVGTVRDHSEGWEGVQQLDYSVYRDMAEPLLARIAGEAAERWPLNGMCILHRVGTLPVGEQTVVVAASAPHRGEAFEAARYGIDEVKRRVPVWKLEIGPNGERWIGIDSPAEGGPSPVVAS